A stretch of the Bordetella genomosp. 8 genome encodes the following:
- the bcsZ gene encoding cellulose synthase complex periplasmic endoglucanase BcsZ, whose translation MAPALRSRLSAPAAWPRALALLALCLPCAAAMAAPASCAAPAWPLWQDFQARFIQPDGRVLDASTPQRHTSSEGQSYGMFFALVAGDETVFDRLWKWTEANLAGGDIGKRLPAWFWGQAPDGTWRVLDANAAADADLWLAYDLLEAGRLWNRKDYTTSAQALLGRIEAEETAQLPGLGHMLLPGPMGFELPGGIWRLNASYLPPPVLRRLAGAGNRALWQEIARNTPAVYAAGVDTGYVADWTAYVSPTAPTASTAHAARPAGRFATDPVKGDVGSYDAIRAYMWAGLTPDDDPLATPLRAATRGLAAATATLGYPPESVRTATGVATGTGPFGFSAALLPYLQATHRTDLLETQRARVQALLEQARAHADATHTQAPYYDYVLTLFGLGWSEGRYRFLPTGTVQPSWETSCRRASAP comes from the coding sequence ATGGCGCCGGCGCTTCGATCCCGCCTGAGCGCGCCGGCCGCATGGCCGCGCGCGCTCGCGCTGCTGGCGCTGTGCCTGCCATGCGCCGCCGCCATGGCGGCGCCGGCAAGCTGCGCCGCGCCGGCCTGGCCGTTGTGGCAGGACTTCCAGGCCCGCTTCATCCAGCCGGACGGCCGCGTGCTGGACGCCAGCACCCCGCAGCGCCACACCTCTTCGGAAGGCCAGTCATACGGCATGTTCTTCGCCCTGGTGGCGGGCGATGAGACCGTCTTCGACCGGCTCTGGAAATGGACCGAGGCCAACCTGGCCGGCGGCGATATCGGCAAGCGCCTGCCAGCCTGGTTCTGGGGCCAGGCGCCGGATGGCACGTGGCGCGTACTGGACGCCAACGCCGCCGCCGATGCCGACCTGTGGCTGGCCTATGACCTGCTGGAAGCCGGCAGGCTATGGAACCGCAAGGACTACACGACCAGCGCCCAGGCCCTGCTGGGCCGCATCGAAGCCGAGGAAACCGCACAGTTGCCGGGGCTGGGCCACATGCTGCTGCCGGGCCCCATGGGCTTCGAGCTGCCTGGCGGCATCTGGCGCTTGAACGCCAGCTATCTGCCGCCACCGGTGCTGCGCAGATTGGCCGGCGCCGGCAATCGCGCGTTGTGGCAGGAAATCGCGCGCAACACCCCGGCCGTCTACGCCGCCGGCGTGGACACCGGCTACGTGGCCGACTGGACGGCCTACGTGTCGCCGACGGCGCCGACGGCAAGCACGGCGCACGCCGCCAGGCCCGCCGGCCGCTTCGCCACCGACCCGGTCAAGGGCGACGTCGGCAGCTACGACGCCATACGCGCGTACATGTGGGCCGGCTTGACCCCCGACGACGATCCGCTGGCGACGCCCCTGCGTGCCGCGACGCGCGGCCTGGCGGCCGCCACCGCCACGCTGGGCTACCCGCCGGAATCCGTGCGCACGGCCACGGGTGTCGCCACCGGCACCGGCCCCTTCGGCTTTTCCGCCGCCTTGCTGCCCTACCTGCAGGCGACCCACCGCACCGATCTGCTCGAAACGCAACGCGCACGTGTCCAGGCCCTGCTCGAGCAAGCCCGCGCGCACGCCGACGCCACGCACACGCAAGCGCCTTACTACGACTACGTCCTGACGCTGTTCGGCCTGGGCTGGAGCGAAGGACGTTATCGCTTCCTCCCCACCGGTACCGTCCAACCATCCTGGGAAACATCATGCCGCCGCGCCTCAGCTCCCTAG